One stretch of Actinacidiphila sp. DG2A-62 DNA includes these proteins:
- a CDS encoding PTS glucose/sucrose transporter subunit IIB, whose amino-acid sequence MATKAEKIVAGLGGLGNIDEIEGCITRLRTEVRDPGLVDEAALKAAGAHGVVKMGNAIQVVIGTDADPIAADIEDMM is encoded by the coding sequence ATGGCCACGAAGGCAGAGAAGATCGTCGCAGGTCTCGGGGGACTCGGGAACATCGACGAGATCGAGGGCTGCATCACCCGGCTGCGCACCGAGGTCAGGGACCCCGGGCTGGTGGACGAGGCCGCGCTCAAGGCGGCCGGCGCGCACGGCGTGGTCAAGATGGGCAACGCGATCCAGGTCGTCATCGGCACCGACGCGGACCCGATCGCCGCGGACATCGAAGACATGATGTGA
- a CDS encoding DUF2017 domain-containing protein: protein MARRRARAGLFRSVSGGGAAIALDEVETSILRSLAVQMMELIGPGDGPADADGAERDPLAELFAEGPSKPPEDPALARLFPDAYEDGKDAAEFRRFTENDLRARKRDDALAVIRALDAGGDELRLTPEQSRQWLGALNDLRLTLGTRLEVTEEENDELYRLPDSDPRKPLVMAYLWLGGLQESLVATLHP from the coding sequence ATGGCGCGCCGACGCGCCCGCGCGGGCCTCTTCCGGTCGGTCTCCGGCGGCGGCGCGGCCATCGCGCTGGACGAGGTGGAGACGTCCATCCTGCGCAGCCTCGCGGTGCAGATGATGGAGCTGATCGGCCCCGGCGACGGTCCGGCCGACGCCGACGGCGCCGAGCGGGACCCGCTGGCCGAGCTGTTCGCCGAGGGCCCGTCCAAGCCGCCGGAGGACCCGGCGCTGGCCCGGCTGTTCCCGGACGCCTACGAGGACGGCAAGGACGCCGCCGAGTTCCGCCGGTTCACCGAGAACGACCTGCGGGCCCGCAAGCGCGACGACGCGCTGGCGGTGATCCGCGCGCTGGACGCCGGCGGCGACGAGCTGCGGCTGACGCCCGAGCAGTCCCGGCAGTGGCTCGGCGCGCTCAACGACCTGCGGCTGACCCTCGGCACCCGGCTGGAGGTCACCGAGGAGGAGAACGACGAGCTGTACCGGCTGCCGGACAGCGACCCGCGCAAGCCGCTGGTGATGGCGTACCTGTGGCTCGGCGGCCTCCAGGAGTCCCTGGTCGCGACGCTGCACCCGTGA
- a CDS encoding amino acid permease: protein MTDASTDASTDAGRGAGDEGYERGLGSRQVRMIAIGGAIGTGLFLGAGRAIHQAGPGLVLIYAVAGAVIFCIMRALGELLSYRPVAGSFADYAREFLGPFAGFATGWTYWLMWVVTGMAEVTAAATYLAYWWPAVPQWLAALGFLVLLLAANMISVRLFGELEYWLSMIKVTAIVGMILIGVGVLTLGLGAAGDTASVGHLWRDGGFFPHGVGRALLTLQIVMFAYVAVELVGVTAGEAKDPRRTLPKAINTLPWRIALFYVGALAVILCVVPWTVFRPGVSPFVEAFARIGIPFGAGIVNFVVLSAALSSCNSGMYSTGRMLRDLAANGQGPRIFARLTGRRTPAAGILASVAVMSTGVWLNYADPQGAFTYITAFATVAGVWTWGVILAAHIRYRAAVRAGRAEQAWFAAPGGAAASWCALVFLAAVVVLIGADAQARVSLYGAPVWAAALAAGYAALRRRARPGRPAGPRTGPRTGSGPGSEPRPGPGPEPAGEPGPGAGPRPVADPAP from the coding sequence ATGACGGACGCCAGCACGGACGCCAGCACGGACGCCGGCCGCGGCGCGGGCGACGAAGGCTACGAGCGGGGGCTCGGCAGCCGCCAGGTCCGCATGATCGCCATCGGCGGCGCCATCGGCACCGGGCTCTTCCTGGGCGCCGGGCGCGCCATCCACCAGGCCGGCCCCGGCCTGGTGCTGATCTACGCGGTCGCCGGCGCGGTGATCTTCTGCATCATGCGGGCGCTCGGCGAGCTGCTGTCCTACCGCCCGGTGGCCGGGTCCTTCGCCGACTACGCGCGCGAGTTCCTCGGCCCCTTCGCCGGCTTCGCCACCGGCTGGACGTACTGGCTGATGTGGGTGGTGACCGGGATGGCCGAGGTCACGGCCGCCGCGACCTACCTCGCGTACTGGTGGCCGGCCGTCCCGCAGTGGCTGGCCGCGCTGGGCTTCCTGGTGCTGCTGCTGGCCGCCAACATGATCTCGGTGCGGCTGTTCGGCGAGCTGGAGTACTGGCTGTCGATGATCAAGGTGACCGCGATCGTCGGCATGATCCTGATCGGCGTGGGCGTGCTCACCCTGGGCCTGGGCGCGGCCGGCGACACCGCGTCCGTCGGCCACCTGTGGCGCGACGGCGGCTTCTTCCCGCACGGCGTCGGGCGCGCGCTGCTGACCCTGCAGATCGTGATGTTCGCCTACGTCGCGGTGGAGCTGGTCGGCGTCACCGCCGGCGAGGCGAAGGACCCGCGGCGCACCCTGCCGAAGGCGATCAACACGCTGCCGTGGCGGATCGCGCTGTTCTACGTGGGCGCGCTCGCGGTCATCCTGTGCGTGGTGCCGTGGACGGTCTTCCGGCCGGGCGTGAGCCCCTTCGTCGAGGCGTTTGCGCGCATCGGCATCCCCTTCGGCGCGGGCATCGTCAACTTCGTGGTGCTCTCCGCGGCGCTGTCCTCCTGCAACTCCGGGATGTACTCCACCGGCCGGATGCTGCGCGACCTGGCCGCCAACGGGCAGGGGCCGCGGATCTTCGCCCGGCTCACCGGCCGCCGCACCCCCGCGGCCGGCATCCTCGCCTCGGTCGCCGTGATGAGCACCGGTGTGTGGCTCAACTACGCCGATCCGCAGGGCGCGTTCACGTACATCACCGCGTTCGCGACGGTCGCCGGCGTGTGGACCTGGGGGGTGATCCTGGCCGCGCACATCCGCTACCGGGCGGCGGTGCGGGCCGGCCGGGCGGAGCAGGCGTGGTTCGCCGCGCCCGGCGGGGCCGCCGCGAGCTGGTGCGCGCTGGTCTTCCTCGCGGCGGTCGTGGTGCTCATCGGCGCCGACGCCCAGGCCCGCGTCTCGCTGTACGGCGCGCCGGTGTGGGCGGCGGCGCTGGCCGCGGGGTACGCGGCGCTGCGCCGCCGGGCGCGCCCCGGGCGGCCGGCGGGCCCCCGCACCGGCCCCCGCACCGGCTCCGGCCCCGGCTCCGAGCCCCGACCCGGCCCCGGCCCCGAGCCCGCCGGCGAGCCGGGTCCCGGCGCCGGCCCGCGGCCGGTCGCGGACCCGGCGCCGTAG
- the rph gene encoding ribonuclease PH, with amino-acid sequence MSRFDGRTPDQLRPVTIERSWSKHAEGSVLVSFGDTRVLCTASASQGVPRWRKGSGEGWVTAEYSMLPRATNTRGDRESVRGKIGGRTHEISRLIGRSLRAVIDYKALGENTVVLDCDVLQADGGTRTAAITGAYIALVDAVDWMREHHFFRAKAQPVTGSVAAVSVGIVDGVPLLDLAYEEDVRAETDMNVVCTGDGRFVEVQGTAEGQPFDRAELDALLALAAAGCTELTAAQKLALA; translated from the coding sequence ATGTCACGATTCGACGGCCGCACCCCCGACCAGCTCCGCCCGGTCACCATCGAGCGGAGCTGGAGCAAGCACGCAGAAGGCTCCGTCCTGGTCTCCTTCGGCGACACCCGCGTGCTGTGCACCGCCAGCGCCTCCCAGGGCGTCCCGCGCTGGCGCAAGGGCAGCGGCGAGGGCTGGGTCACCGCCGAGTACTCGATGCTGCCGCGGGCGACCAACACCCGCGGCGACCGCGAGTCCGTCCGCGGCAAGATCGGCGGCCGCACCCACGAGATCTCCCGGCTGATCGGCCGCTCGCTGCGCGCGGTGATCGACTACAAGGCGCTCGGCGAGAACACCGTGGTCCTGGACTGCGACGTCCTGCAGGCCGACGGCGGCACCCGCACCGCGGCCATCACCGGCGCGTACATCGCGCTGGTCGACGCGGTGGACTGGATGCGCGAGCACCACTTCTTCCGGGCCAAGGCGCAGCCGGTCACCGGCTCGGTCGCCGCGGTCAGCGTCGGCATCGTCGACGGCGTCCCGCTGCTCGACCTCGCCTACGAGGAGGACGTCAGGGCCGAGACCGACATGAACGTGGTCTGCACCGGCGACGGCCGCTTCGTGGAGGTCCAGGGCACCGCCGAGGGCCAGCCCTTCGACCGCGCCGAACTCGACGCGCTGCTCGCCCTCGCGGCGGCCGGCTGCACCGAGCTGACCGCGGCGCAGAAGCTCGCCCTGGCCTGA
- a CDS encoding PTS transporter subunit EIIC has translation MGTDSAAAALPGPSWGSRFFQGLQKMGRSLQLPIAVLPAAGILNRLGQDDVFGSTGLGWDRLAKVFVGAGGALLDGSFGLPLLFCVGVAIGMAKKSDGSTALAAVAGFLVYFGILTRFPKDCPPGSHYTQLGQLAGACTLKDGTTTLASFQTPGVFGGIVMGLLTAFFWQRFHRTRLVDWLGFFNGRRLVPIIMSGVAIVFALLCLWVWPPIGDGLTSFSKWLADRGAWGAGIFGVANRALLTVGLHQFLNTFVWFQFGDFTKPDGTVVHGDIPRFLAGDPSGGQFQTGFFPIMMFALPAAALAIAHTARPERRKEVGGLMLSVALTSFVTGITEPIEYSFLFIAPALYALHAVLTGVSMAVCWGLGVKDGFSFSAGVIDYGLNWNLATKPWMILVIGACFAVVYYLLFRFVITFFDLRTPGREPPEIGEQMERDNVK, from the coding sequence ATGGGCACGGACAGCGCCGCGGCCGCACTCCCCGGGCCGTCCTGGGGCAGCCGCTTCTTCCAGGGCCTGCAGAAGATGGGCCGCAGCCTGCAGTTGCCGATCGCGGTGCTGCCAGCGGCAGGCATCCTCAACCGGCTGGGCCAGGACGACGTGTTCGGCAGCACCGGGCTCGGCTGGGACCGGCTGGCGAAGGTCTTCGTCGGGGCCGGCGGCGCGCTGCTGGACGGCAGCTTCGGGCTGCCGCTGCTGTTCTGCGTGGGCGTGGCCATCGGCATGGCGAAGAAGTCCGACGGGTCCACCGCGCTGGCCGCGGTCGCCGGGTTCCTGGTCTACTTCGGCATCCTCACCCGCTTCCCCAAGGACTGCCCCCCGGGCAGCCACTACACCCAGCTCGGCCAGCTCGCGGGCGCCTGCACGCTCAAGGACGGCACCACCACGCTGGCGAGCTTCCAGACCCCCGGCGTCTTCGGCGGCATCGTGATGGGCCTGCTCACGGCGTTCTTCTGGCAGCGCTTCCACCGCACCCGGCTGGTGGACTGGCTGGGCTTCTTCAACGGCCGCCGGCTGGTGCCGATCATCATGTCGGGCGTCGCGATCGTCTTCGCGCTGCTGTGCCTGTGGGTGTGGCCGCCGATCGGCGACGGCCTGACCAGCTTCAGCAAGTGGCTCGCCGACCGCGGCGCGTGGGGCGCGGGCATCTTCGGCGTGGCCAACCGGGCGCTGCTGACGGTGGGCCTGCACCAGTTCCTGAACACCTTCGTCTGGTTCCAGTTCGGCGACTTCACCAAGCCCGACGGCACGGTGGTGCACGGCGACATCCCCCGCTTCCTGGCCGGCGACCCCAGCGGCGGGCAGTTCCAGACCGGCTTCTTCCCGATCATGATGTTCGCGCTGCCCGCGGCGGCGCTGGCGATCGCGCACACCGCGCGGCCCGAGCGCCGCAAGGAGGTCGGCGGCCTGATGCTGTCGGTGGCGCTGACCTCGTTCGTGACCGGCATCACCGAGCCGATCGAGTACTCGTTCCTGTTCATCGCGCCCGCCCTGTACGCGCTGCACGCGGTGCTCACCGGGGTGTCGATGGCGGTGTGCTGGGGGCTCGGGGTCAAGGACGGCTTCAGCTTCTCGGCCGGCGTGATCGACTACGGGCTGAACTGGAACCTGGCCACCAAGCCGTGGATGATCCTGGTCATCGGCGCGTGCTTCGCGGTGGTCTACTACCTGCTCTTCCGCTTCGTGATCACGTTCTTCGATCTGAGGACGCCGGGCCGCGAGCCGCCGGAGATCGGCGAGCAGATGGAGCGCGACAACGTGAAGTAG
- a CDS encoding nicotinate phosphoribosyltransferase — MSTAELGLPVDVPSTALFTDRYELTMLQAALNSGAAHRRSVFEVFTRRLPEGRRYGVVAGTGRVLDAIENFRFDAPVLDFLEREGVVDARTLDWLSRYHFTGDVWGYPEGEVYFPGSPILRVEGSFAEAVALETVVLSILNHDSAIAAAASRMAVAAGGRPLMEMGARRTHELAAVAASRAAYVGGFRSSSNLAAGFRYGLPTIGTSAHAFTLLHDSERDAFTAQVESLGRGTTLLVDTYDVAAAVRTAVDIAGPELGSVRIDSGDLLLLAHRVRQQLDDLGAKHTKIVVTSDLDEYAIASLAAAPVDAYGVGTSLVTGSGYPTCSMVYKLVARAASDAPDAPLAPVAKKSMGGKTSVGGRKWAARRLDEDGVAEAEVVGTGPVPDSLVERQLLVPLVRGGVVTGREPLDAARSRHIEARAGLPLSATQLSRGEPVLPTEYVAGT, encoded by the coding sequence ATGAGCACAGCAGAGCTGGGTTTGCCGGTGGACGTGCCGTCCACCGCGCTGTTCACCGACCGGTACGAGCTGACCATGCTGCAGGCGGCGCTGAACAGCGGCGCGGCGCACCGCCGCTCGGTCTTCGAGGTCTTCACCCGCCGGCTGCCCGAGGGACGGCGCTACGGCGTGGTCGCCGGCACCGGCCGGGTGCTGGACGCGATCGAGAACTTCCGCTTCGACGCGCCGGTGCTGGACTTCCTGGAGCGCGAGGGCGTGGTCGACGCCCGCACCCTCGACTGGCTGTCCCGCTACCACTTCACCGGCGACGTCTGGGGCTACCCCGAGGGCGAGGTGTACTTCCCCGGCTCGCCGATCCTGCGGGTGGAGGGCAGCTTCGCCGAGGCGGTGGCGCTGGAGACGGTGGTGCTGTCGATCCTCAACCACGACTCGGCGATCGCCGCGGCGGCCTCCCGGATGGCGGTGGCCGCCGGCGGCCGGCCGCTGATGGAGATGGGCGCCCGGCGCACCCACGAGCTGGCCGCGGTGGCCGCCTCGCGGGCCGCCTACGTGGGCGGCTTCCGCTCCTCCTCCAACCTCGCGGCCGGCTTCCGCTACGGGCTGCCGACCATCGGCACCAGCGCGCACGCGTTCACCCTGCTGCACGACAGCGAGCGGGACGCCTTCACCGCGCAGGTCGAGTCCCTGGGCCGCGGCACCACGCTGCTGGTCGACACCTACGACGTGGCCGCCGCGGTGCGCACCGCCGTCGACATCGCCGGGCCCGAGCTGGGCTCGGTCCGGATCGACTCCGGCGACCTGCTGCTGCTCGCGCACCGGGTGCGGCAGCAGCTGGACGACCTGGGCGCGAAGCACACCAAGATCGTGGTCACCTCCGACCTGGACGAGTACGCGATCGCGTCGCTGGCCGCGGCGCCGGTGGACGCGTACGGGGTCGGCACGTCGCTGGTCACCGGCAGCGGGTACCCGACCTGCTCGATGGTCTACAAGCTGGTGGCCCGGGCCGCCTCCGACGCGCCGGACGCGCCGCTGGCGCCGGTGGCCAAGAAGTCCATGGGCGGCAAGACGAGCGTCGGCGGGCGCAAGTGGGCGGCGCGGCGGCTGGACGAGGACGGGGTCGCGGAGGCGGAGGTGGTCGGCACCGGGCCGGTGCCGGACTCGCTCGTGGAGCGGCAGCTCCTGGTGCCTCTCGTGCGGGGCGGCGTCGTCACCGGGCGCGAGCCGCTCGACGCGGCGCGCAGCCGGCACATCGAGGCGCGCGCGGGTCTGCCGCTGTCCGCCACGCAGCTCTCCCGGGGCGAGCCCGTCCTCCCCACGGAGTACGTGGCCGGCACGTAG
- a CDS encoding MoaD/ThiS family protein codes for MAIEVRIPTILRTYTDGQKAVEGTGSTLDELLTDLDSRHAGLRERVVDGGELRRFVNVYLNDEDVRFLKGIATEVGDGDSVTILPAVAGGSADGSGARPRRGASAGGR; via the coding sequence ATGGCCATCGAGGTCCGCATCCCGACCATCCTCCGCACCTACACGGACGGCCAGAAGGCCGTGGAGGGCACCGGGAGCACGCTCGACGAGCTGCTCACCGACCTGGACAGCCGGCACGCCGGGCTGCGCGAGCGAGTGGTGGACGGCGGCGAGCTGCGCCGCTTCGTGAACGTGTACCTCAACGACGAGGACGTCCGCTTCCTCAAGGGCATCGCCACCGAGGTCGGCGACGGCGACAGCGTGACCATCCTGCCCGCGGTGGCCGGCGGGTCCGCGGACGGTTCCGGCGCCCGGCCGCGCCGCGGCGCCTCGGCCGGCGGGCGCTGA
- a CDS encoding ABC transporter permease — MAETALARAAGAEPAGTPGQERPPARTALGRAARGAAESLRAYRLIVAMWVRSTMAYRASFVMTALGNFAATGLDFVTIMMMFSHITVLGGFTLPEVAFLYGTTSTAFGLTDLALGSMDRLGRRVRDGTLDTLLLRPAPVLAQVAADRFALRRLGRVVQGLLVLGWAVARVDVAWTPLKVLLLPVSLVSGAAIFGAVFVAGAAFQFRAGDASEVQSSVTYGGNTMLQYPPTVFSKELVRGVVFVVPLAFVNWLPALYVLGRPDPLGLPRWVDFLSPPVALVCCALAGAAWRAGLRSYRSTGS; from the coding sequence GTGGCTGAGACCGCGCTCGCGCGGGCGGCGGGAGCGGAGCCGGCCGGGACCCCGGGCCAGGAGCGGCCCCCGGCGCGCACCGCGCTGGGCCGGGCGGCGCGCGGCGCCGCCGAGAGCCTGCGCGCCTACCGGCTGATCGTGGCGATGTGGGTGCGCTCGACGATGGCCTACCGGGCGTCGTTCGTGATGACGGCGCTGGGCAACTTCGCCGCGACCGGCCTGGACTTCGTGACGATTATGATGATGTTCTCGCACATCACCGTGCTCGGCGGCTTCACGCTGCCGGAGGTGGCGTTCCTGTACGGCACCACGTCCACCGCCTTCGGCCTGACGGACCTGGCGCTGGGGTCGATGGACCGGCTGGGGCGGCGGGTGCGCGACGGCACCCTGGACACGCTGCTGCTGCGGCCGGCACCGGTGCTCGCGCAGGTCGCGGCGGACCGCTTCGCGCTGCGCCGGCTGGGCCGGGTGGTCCAGGGGCTGCTGGTGCTGGGCTGGGCGGTGGCCCGGGTGGACGTGGCGTGGACGCCGCTGAAGGTGCTGCTGCTGCCGGTGTCGCTGGTGTCGGGGGCGGCGATCTTCGGCGCGGTGTTCGTGGCCGGCGCGGCGTTCCAGTTCCGGGCCGGCGACGCGTCGGAGGTGCAGAGCTCGGTGACGTATGGCGGCAACACGATGCTGCAGTACCCGCCGACGGTGTTCTCCAAGGAGCTGGTCCGCGGCGTGGTGTTCGTGGTGCCGCTGGCGTTCGTCAACTGGCTGCCCGCGCTGTACGTGCTGGGCCGACCCGATCCGCTCGGCCTGCCGCGCTGGGTGGACTTCCTCTCGCCGCCGGTCGCCCTGGTGTGCTGCGCGCTGGCCGGCGCGGCATGGCGGGCGGGCCTGCGGTCGTACCGCAGCACAGGGAGCTGA
- a CDS encoding PLP-dependent cysteine synthase family protein, whose translation MRYDSPLAAVGNTPLVRLPRLSPSDEVSVWAKLEDRNPTGSVKDRPALHMIERAEADGVLTPGCTILEPTSGNTGISLAMAAKLKGYRIVCVMPENTSAERRELLAMWGAEIISSPAAGGSNTAVRVAKELAAEHPDWVMLYQYGNAANPGAHYATTGPEILADLPTITHFVAGLGTTGTLMGVGRYLREKVPGVAIVAAEPRYDDVVYGLRNLDEGFVPELYDESVLTTRYSVGSQDAVRRTRELLALEGIFAGVSTGAALHAALGTANKALRAGQRADVVFVVADGGWKYLSTGIYTAPSTEAAVAALHGQLWA comes from the coding sequence ATGCGCTACGACAGCCCGCTGGCGGCGGTCGGCAACACCCCGCTGGTCCGCCTGCCGCGCCTGTCGCCGTCGGACGAGGTGAGCGTCTGGGCCAAGCTGGAGGACCGCAACCCCACCGGTTCGGTCAAGGACCGGCCCGCGCTGCACATGATCGAGCGGGCCGAGGCCGACGGCGTGCTCACCCCCGGCTGCACCATCCTGGAGCCCACCTCCGGCAACACCGGCATCTCGCTGGCGATGGCCGCGAAGCTCAAGGGCTACCGCATCGTGTGCGTGATGCCGGAGAACACCTCCGCCGAGCGCCGAGAGCTGCTGGCGATGTGGGGCGCGGAGATCATCTCCTCGCCCGCGGCCGGCGGCTCCAACACCGCGGTGCGCGTCGCCAAGGAGCTGGCCGCCGAGCACCCCGACTGGGTGATGCTCTACCAGTACGGCAACGCCGCGAACCCCGGCGCGCACTACGCCACCACCGGCCCGGAGATCCTCGCCGACCTGCCGACCATCACCCACTTCGTGGCGGGCCTGGGCACCACCGGCACCCTGATGGGCGTCGGCCGCTACCTGCGGGAGAAGGTTCCGGGCGTGGCGATCGTCGCCGCCGAGCCGCGCTACGACGACGTGGTCTACGGGCTGCGCAACCTCGACGAGGGCTTCGTGCCGGAGCTGTACGACGAGAGCGTGCTGACCACCCGCTACTCCGTCGGCTCGCAGGACGCGGTGCGCCGCACCCGTGAACTCCTCGCGCTGGAGGGCATCTTCGCGGGCGTGTCCACCGGCGCGGCGCTGCACGCCGCGCTGGGCACGGCGAACAAGGCGCTGCGCGCGGGGCAGCGGGCGGACGTCGTCTTCGTGGTCGCCGACGGCGGCTGGAAGTACCTGTCGACCGGGATCTACACCGCGCCCTCCACCGAGGCGGCGGTCGCCGCGCTGCACGGCCAGCTCTGGGCCTGA
- a CDS encoding ABC transporter ATP-binding protein, producing MDTMPSAPGTPADPPPVIALEGVEKVFDVRRKAGALRRVREQVRAVDGVTFTVPPGEMVGYIGPNGAGKSTTIKMLTGILNPSAGRIRICGIDPTRERTRLARRIGVVFGQRTTLWWDLPLRDSYELVRRMYRVPPARYAANLAACVELLELGPLLRTPVRQLSLGQRMRGDIAAALLHDPEVLYLDEPTIGLDVISKTRVREFLRTVNAERGTTVLLTTHDLTDIETLCRRVMVIDHGRLMYDGDLAGLHAAGESERTLVVDFARELPPAEVGGARFVRAEGPRQWFAFPAAASAAPLVAALAARYPLVDLSVREPAIEDVIARMYGDRAAD from the coding sequence ATGGACACCATGCCGTCCGCGCCGGGAACGCCGGCCGACCCGCCGCCGGTCATCGCGCTGGAGGGGGTGGAGAAGGTCTTCGACGTGCGCCGCAAGGCGGGCGCGCTGCGCCGCGTGCGCGAGCAGGTGCGGGCGGTGGACGGTGTGACGTTCACCGTGCCGCCGGGCGAGATGGTCGGCTACATCGGGCCGAACGGCGCGGGGAAGTCCACCACGATCAAGATGCTGACCGGCATCCTCAACCCCAGTGCCGGCCGGATCAGGATCTGCGGGATCGACCCGACCCGCGAGCGCACCCGGCTGGCCCGGCGGATCGGCGTGGTCTTCGGGCAGCGCACCACGCTGTGGTGGGACCTGCCGCTGCGCGACTCCTACGAGCTGGTGCGGCGGATGTACCGGGTGCCGCCGGCCCGCTACGCGGCGAACCTGGCGGCCTGCGTGGAGCTGCTGGAGCTGGGGCCGCTGCTGCGCACCCCGGTGCGGCAGCTGTCGCTGGGGCAGCGGATGCGCGGGGACATCGCGGCGGCGCTGCTGCACGACCCGGAGGTGCTGTACCTGGACGAGCCGACGATCGGCCTGGACGTGATCAGCAAGACCCGGGTGCGGGAGTTCCTGCGCACGGTCAACGCCGAGCGGGGCACGACGGTGCTGCTGACCACGCACGACCTGACCGACATCGAGACGCTGTGCCGCCGGGTGATGGTGATCGACCACGGGCGGCTGATGTACGACGGGGACCTGGCCGGGCTGCACGCGGCCGGCGAGAGCGAGCGGACGCTGGTGGTGGACTTCGCCCGCGAGCTGCCGCCGGCCGAGGTCGGCGGCGCCCGCTTCGTGCGGGCCGAGGGCCCGCGGCAGTGGTTCGCCTTCCCGGCCGCCGCGAGCGCCGCGCCACTGGTCGCGGCGCTGGCCGCCCGCTACCCGCTGGTGGACCTGTCGGTGCGCGAGCCGGCCATCGAGGACGTGATCGCCCGGATGTACGGGGACCGCGCGGCGGACTAG
- the clpS gene encoding ATP-dependent Clp protease adapter ClpS, translating into MGYVSVAPTEIERPESREAPFEVPDPDVPWVTIVHNDPVNLMSYVTYVFQAYFGYSKSKATELMKDVHYKGRAVVSSGTREEMERDVQAMHGYGLWATLSQDR; encoded by the coding sequence ATGGGTTACGTGAGTGTTGCCCCCACCGAGATCGAACGTCCCGAGTCGCGCGAAGCGCCCTTCGAGGTCCCCGACCCGGACGTTCCGTGGGTCACGATCGTCCACAACGACCCCGTCAACCTGATGAGCTACGTCACCTACGTCTTCCAGGCGTACTTCGGCTACTCCAAGAGCAAGGCCACGGAACTGATGAAGGACGTCCACTACAAGGGCCGGGCCGTGGTCTCCAGCGGCACCCGCGAGGAGATGGAGCGCGACGTGCAGGCGATGCACGGCTACGGCCTGTGGGCGACGCTGTCGCAGGACCGCTGA
- a CDS encoding MBL fold metallo-hydrolase encodes MKLTVVGCSGSFPSADSACSSYLVEADGFRLLIDMGNGALGELQRHCGLYDLDAVLLSHLHADHCIDMCAYFVARYYRHDGGPAAAIPVYGPAGTERRLNIAYGDVPDEKCMSEVFDFRTLEPGSFRLGPLTVTTDAVSHPVEAYGFRIEHDGRTLAYSGDTGPCESLHGLADGADLFLCEASFTHGKEDIPELHLNGLEAGQCARRAGARPVLTHIPPWTNPAVNLRDAQHAFGGPVELAKSGAVYEI; translated from the coding sequence ATGAAGCTCACCGTCGTCGGCTGCTCGGGCTCGTTCCCGTCCGCCGACTCGGCCTGTTCGAGCTATCTCGTCGAGGCCGACGGCTTCCGGCTGCTGATCGACATGGGCAACGGCGCGCTGGGCGAACTCCAGCGCCACTGCGGGCTGTACGACCTGGACGCGGTGCTGCTCAGCCACCTGCACGCCGACCACTGCATCGACATGTGCGCCTACTTCGTGGCCCGTTACTACCGCCACGACGGCGGCCCGGCGGCGGCGATCCCGGTCTACGGCCCGGCCGGCACCGAACGGCGGCTGAACATCGCGTACGGCGACGTGCCGGACGAGAAGTGCATGAGCGAGGTCTTCGACTTCCGCACCCTGGAGCCCGGTTCGTTCCGCCTCGGCCCGCTCACCGTCACCACCGACGCGGTCAGCCACCCGGTGGAGGCGTACGGCTTCCGGATCGAGCACGACGGCCGGACGCTGGCGTACTCGGGCGACACCGGGCCGTGCGAGTCGCTGCACGGGCTCGCCGACGGAGCCGACCTCTTCCTGTGCGAGGCGTCCTTCACGCACGGCAAGGAGGACATCCCCGAGCTGCACCTGAACGGCCTGGAGGCCGGGCAGTGCGCGCGGCGGGCGGGAGCCCGGCCGGTGCTCACCCACATCCCGCCGTGGACCAACCCGGCGGTCAACCTCCGCGACGCGCAGCACGCCTTCGGCGGCCCGGTGGAACTGGCCAAGTCCGGCGCGGTCTACGAGATCTGA
- a CDS encoding M67 family metallopeptidase, producing MLTITQELYDAIVAHARADHPDEACGIVAGPEGSDRPERFVPMLNAARSPTFYEFDSADLLTLYRDMDDRDEEPVVVYHSHTATEAYPSRTDVSYANEPGAHYVLVSTAEEFQFRSFRIVDGTVTEEPVRVVASYA from the coding sequence ATGCTGACCATCACGCAGGAGCTGTACGACGCGATCGTCGCGCACGCCCGTGCCGACCACCCCGACGAGGCGTGCGGCATCGTGGCGGGCCCCGAGGGCAGCGACCGCCCCGAGCGGTTCGTGCCGATGCTGAACGCGGCCCGCTCGCCCACCTTCTACGAGTTCGACTCCGCCGACCTGCTCACGCTCTACCGGGACATGGACGACCGCGACGAGGAGCCGGTGGTCGTCTACCACTCGCACACCGCGACCGAGGCCTACCCCTCGCGCACCGACGTCTCCTACGCCAACGAGCCGGGCGCGCACTACGTCCTGGTGTCCACCGCGGAGGAGTTCCAGTTCCGCTCGTTCCGCATCGTGGACGGCACGGTCACCGAGGAACCCGTGCGGGTGGTGGCCTCCTACGCCTGA